A single window of Vanessa tameamea isolate UH-Manoa-2023 chromosome 5, ilVanTame1 primary haplotype, whole genome shotgun sequence DNA harbors:
- the Hr39 gene encoding nuclear hormone receptor FTZ-F1 beta: MNTAMSSEEAVKVEGGHVSVTTISMSGPETSNGQFSYSSSGVRISVSSEPHDEDSTDAEISKIDFTQHQYEVNMRNKKKRSSSGQCEQNAEQERPMSWEGELSDSEMVIDTSVNNDENSSSLDLQSSRDSIDTLRNVTIKTEILREDPLKLEAFQSLDDQRVLDLKYTVPLQSHQRSLSMNRISVLTDNATLSLARRPSSPTSSAKSTMSDQYDTQLMQNPVVEVQNLTIKKETQLSELKCEPSVGMDKLLGLHGSPLLGRLPRVQSSASTDSAVHSMYTHSVYSSPSASPRPSRHYTPSLSRNNSDASHSSCYSYSSEFSPTHSPVQGRHPHVVYREATVFPASPAHDEDTDTTDERLHHHQGISRQQLINSPCPICGDKISGFHYGIFSCESCKGFFKRTVQNRKNYMCLRGGNCPVTVATRKKCPACRFDKCLGCGMKLEAIREDRTRGGRSTYQCSYTLSGAASTGSLLSAHAPTTLRHASSLTCVNGPGSYTSRGESSNSRLTPDIPPLLQEIMDVEHLWQYNESELSRMSKSTGSPSANPLLAASGITAQNSSADFLADLCNIADHRLYKIVKWCKSLPLFKNISIDDQICLLINSWCELLVLSCCYRGVSTPGEVRVGGGRGITLHQSAKYGLTPCIERMLSFTDHLRRLRVDRYEYVALKVIVLLTSDAPELREAEKVRASQEKALAALQAYTATHSPDTPAKFGELLLRIPELQRTCQFFMQVGKEMLNPANKGKDGEGPSFNLLMELLRGDH; the protein is encoded by the exons TGATGCTGAAATCTCCAAAATCGATTTCACGCAACATCAGTATGAG GTGAACATGAGAAACAAAAAGAAGCGTTCGTCAAGTGGACAGTGCGAACAGAACGCAGAACAAGAACGTCCTATGTCTTGGGAAGGGGAACTCTCCGACTCTGAAATGGTTATCGACACCAGTGTCAACAATG atgaaAACAGCAGTTCCCTCGACTTACAATCCTCACGGGACTCCATCGATACACTTCGAAACGTAACCATCAAGACTGAGATACTCAGAGAAGATCCTCTCAAATTAGAAGCGTTTCAGAGTTTGGACGATCAACGTGTTTTGGACCTTAAATACACTGTTCCCTTACAATCGCACCAGCGGAGTCTCAGCATGAACAGG ATATCAGTACTAACGGACAATGCGACACTATCCCTCGCGAGACGACCGTCGTCGCCCACAAGCAGCGCTAAATCGACAATGTCTGACCAGTACGATACGCAGCTCATGCAAAATCCCGTCGTAGAAGTCCAGAATTTGACGATCAAGAAAGAAACACAATTATCTG AACTAAAATGCGAACCATCAGTGGGTATGGACAAGTTACTAGGTCTCCACGGTTCGCCGTTGCTAGGGAGGCTGCCTCGGGTCCAATCAAGTGCCAGTACGGATTCCGCCGTACATTCTATGTACACGCATAG tgtataCAGTAGTCCTTCAGCTAGTCCTCGTCCCTCTCGTCACTATACGCCATCTCTTTCTCGCAACAACAGCGATGCATCACACTCATCGTGTTACTCATATAGTTCCGAGTTCTCACCTACTCATTCGCCAGTTCAG GGCCGACATCCTCACGTTGTATACCGCGAGGCTACTGTCTTCCCCGCTTCACCTGCCCATGACGAAGATACGGATACAACTGATGAACGCCTTCATCATCACCAGGGTATTAGCAGACAACAATTGATTAATAG TCCATGTCCAATCTGCGGTGATAAGATAAGCGGTTTCCATTACGGAATATTCTCTTGTGAGTCTTGCAAGGGATTCTTCAAACGGACTGTACAAAACCGGAAGAACTACATGTGTCTTCGCGGCGGTAACTGCCCCGTAACTGTCGCTACAAGGAAAAAGTGTCCAGCCTGCAGATTCGACAAGTGTTTGGGATGTGGAATGAAGCTTGAAG CGATCAGAGAAGACAGGACCCGCGGGGGCCGCTCCACGTACCAGTGCTCGTACACGCTGTCGGGCGCGGCGTCGACGGGCTCGCTGCTGTCCGCGCACGCGCCCACCACGCTGCGACACGCCTCAAGTCTCACTTGC GTAAATGGCCCAGGATCGTATACCAGTCGAGGAGAATCAAGCAACAGCCGACTCACGCCTGACATACCGCCATTATTACAA GAAATAATGGACGTGGAACATTTGTGGCAATACAACGAATCGGAGCTCAGTAGGATGAGCAAGTCGACGGGCAGTCCGTCCGCCAACCCGCTCCTCGCAGCCAGCGGGATCACGGCACAGAACTCCAGCGCAGACTTCCTCGCCGATCTGTGCAACATCGCGGACCACAGGCTCTACAAGATCGTCAAGTGGTGCAAGAGTTTGccgctttttaaaaatatttcg ATCGACGACCAGATCTGCCTGCTGATCAACAGCTGGTGCGAGCTGCTTGTGCTGTCGTGCTGCTACCGCGGCGTCAGCACGCCGGGCGAGGTGCGCGTGGGCGGCGGCCGCGGGATCACGCTGCATCAGAGCGCCAA ATATGGTTTGACACCATGCATAGAACGAATGCTAAGTTTTACGGATCACTTGAGAAGGTTGCGAGTGGACCGATACGAATACGTCGCGCTCAAAGTTATTGTACTACTCACTtcag ACGCACCGGAATTGCGTGAAGCGGAAAAAGTGCGAGCATCCCAAGAAAAAGCGCTCGCAGCGCTGCAAGCGTACACAGCGACGCATTCGCCCGATACGCCCGCTAAGTTTGGCGAATTGCTTCTTCGTATACCCGAGTTACAAAGAACTTGCCAG TTTTTCATGCAAGTCGGAAAGGAAATGCTTAACCCGGCTAATAAGGGCAAGGACGGTGAAGGTCCGAGTTTCAATCTTCTCATGGAACTTTTGAGAGGCGACCATTGA
- the LOC113392537 gene encoding seminal metalloprotease 1-like, translating into MLRLTVLLCVLALALGTPSVTKTREEIEEFRRYLENSRTDSGVRVDSRILENPQANIWENSGKYQGDIVLDDWQVEALVTDFATGRAAYIWPNTKWPGNVVVYDFGPNEFNAAQQQSILQAIAWIEHFSCVRFRRRHANERDFVLITGKSDGCYASVGFWAGRGVHTLNLARANPGQGCLWVTVIIHEWLHVLGFFHMQSTYTRDNYVRINHNNIVQGMGHNFDRYESNLVSNLGLPYEYTSCMHYSSHAFSSNGQPTITPLRSFSGVMGQMDHVTSLDWLRLRRHYNCPGAWTSEDVQNLEKEVNFYSPLSENTPPAVVQAEEL; encoded by the exons ATGTTGCGGCTAACTGTTTTGTTGTGTGTCCTCGCTTTGGCTTTGGGAACTCCCTCAGTCACTAAGACTAGGGAGGAAATTGAGGAATTCCGAAGATATTTGGAAAACAGCCGAACAG acagTGGAGTTCGCGTCGACTCCCGTATTTTAGAAAATCCCCAAGCCAACATTTGGGAAAACAGTGGCAAATACCAAGGCGATATCGTGTTGGACGATTGGCAAGTTGAGGCTTTGGTGACGGATTTCGCTACTGGTAGAGCCGCGTACATCTGGCCTAACACCAAATGGCCTGGGAATGTCGTAGTATACGATTTTGGGCCTAATGAATTCA ATGCCGCTCAACAACAGTCTATATTGCAAGCCATCGCTTGGATCGAACACTTTTCCTGCGTCAGATTCCGTCGGCGGCACGCCAACGAAAGagactttgttttaataaca GGCAAATCTGACGGTTGTTATGCCAGCGTTGGTTTCTGGGCTGGTCGTGGTGTCCACACCTTGAACTTGGCCCGTGCAAACCCTGGACAGGGCTGTCTCTGGGTCACTGTTATTATCCACGAGTGGCTCCATGTCCTCGGATTCTTCCACATGCAGTCGACTTACACGAGGGACAACTACGTGCGAATTAACCACAACAACATTGTCCAAG GAATGGGTCATAACTTCGATCGCTACGAAAGCAACTTGGTCAGCAACCTAGGTTTGCCCTACGAGTACACCAGCTGCATGCACTACAGTTCCCATGCTTTCAGCAGCAATGGACAGCCAACAATTACTCCACTCAGG AGTTTCTCGGGAGTCATGGGTCAAATGGATCATGTTACTTCCTTGGACTGGTTGAGACTGCGCAGACACTACAACTGCCCCGGGGCCTGGACCAGTGAAGACGTGCAAAATCTAGAGAAAGAAGTCAATTTCTATTCACCTCTTTCCGAAAATACACCACCGGCAGTCGTCCAAGCAGAAGAATTATAA
- the LOC113392538 gene encoding seminal metalloprotease 1-like has product MMRAFVVLCLIGVVVAKPSIVRTRGEIEEFRNYLESTKTSDGKQFLARSRLFPRANPEENSGKFQGDIILDDFIIESMLQQYASGRNAYIFPNTKWPNNTVVWEFGEDEFGPLQKAAIEDGIAHIENMTCVKFRYREPEDEVYVKVTGLPAGCYAHVGYWKERGEHTMNLARNYPGQGCFRHATIVHEWMHILGFLHMQSTYNRDKYVKIVEENLMSGTEHNFDIFGPDLVSNLGVEYDYVSCLHYGPYAFSSNGEPTIVAKREFEGTMGQRVFITDKDWLRINRHYDCPGAWDDSEEETSESDEDTSESKEEQ; this is encoded by the exons ATGATGCGTGCGTTTGTCGTGTTGTGTCTTATTGGGGTGGTTGTGGCGAAGCCCTCAATAGTGAGGACGAGGGGAGAAATCGAAGAATTCAGAAATTATTTGGAAAGTACAAAGACGA GCGATGGCAAACAATTCCTCGCCCGTTCGAGACTGTTCCCCCGCGCCAACCCCGAAGAAAACAGCGGCAAATTTCAAGGCGATATTATCTTAGATGACTTCATAATTGAGTCCATGTTGCAACAATACGCTTCAGGCCGCAACGCATACATCTTTCCAAACACGAAGTGGCCCAACAACACTGTTGTTTGGGAATTCGGAGAAGATGAATTCG GGCCACTACAAAAAGCTGCCATTGAAGACGGTATTGCCCATATTGAAAACATGACATGCGTTAAATTCCGCTACAGGGAGCCTGAAGACGAGGTTTACGTAAAGGTCACT GGATTACCAGCTGGTTGCTACGCTCATGTTGGCTATTGGAAGGAACGTGGTGAACACACCATGAACTTAGCTCGTAATTATCCGGGCCAAGGCTGCTTCCGTCACGCTACCATCGTTCATGAATGGATGCACATCCTGGGTTTTCTGCACATGCAGTCTACTTACAACCGCGATAAATACGTAAAGATTGTCGAAGAAAACCTTATGTctg GAACGGAACACAATTTCGACATCTTTGGACCGGATCTAGTCAGTAACTTGGGTGTTGAATACGACTACGTCAGCTGCTTACATTACGGACCTTACGCCTTTTCTTCTAATGGCGAGCCAACTATCGTTGCGAAAAGG GAATTCGAGGGCACGATGGGCCAGCGTGTGTTTATCACGGACAAGGACTGGCTTAGGATCAACAGACACTACGACTGCCCCGGCGCATGGGATGACAGTGAAGAAGAAACGAGTGAAAGTGACGAAGATACCAGTGAAAGTAAAGAAGAACAATAA